One window of the Melanotaenia boesemani isolate fMelBoe1 chromosome 14, fMelBoe1.pri, whole genome shotgun sequence genome contains the following:
- the LOC121653137 gene encoding deoxyribonuclease-2-beta-like: MMDGHITLTRLIVSIVILVHGCHSDVKCRNDQGDQVDWYILYKLPNIKDGGLSYFYMDESTNGWKLSKEKINSTSGSLANTLKPLLDFYDKKTEGFGYLLYNDQPPNQKTVSSSYGHSKGVVMLNRQTGVWLSHSTPKFPTYRRKDFWPDSGKTNAQTFICVHFGYDQFKIIGLQLQYIHAYSYDFDLPKTFHEELRCVAHRSCYPRKEPWFSVMKLTSLMKRSFLSFAKHTRYDDDLYSGLIAKWAKGNLFAKSWGKMHQPLPSNCSSSIPHHVNNVKEVELLKGKPFSNTMDHSKWCVTSGGGLICIADMNREKSQMSRGGGAICTDDTVVAKAFIALISQYEPCKQLVY, translated from the exons ATCACCTTAACAAGATTAATAGTGAGCATTGTAATCCTTGTTCATGGGTGTCATTCGGATGTGAAATGCAGGAATGACCAGGGAGACCAAGTTGACTG GTATATTTTATACAAGCTGCCCAATATAAAAGATGGTGGTTTGTCATACTTTTACATGGATGAGAGCACAAATGGGTGGAAACTCAGCAAAGAGAAAATCAACAGTACGTCTGGCTCGCTGGCGAACACACTGAAACCACTTCTTGACTTCTACGACAAAAAG acTGAAGGCTTTGGATACTTGCTCTACAATGATCAACCTCCAAACCAAAAGACTGTTTCTTCATCGTATGGCCACAGCAAAG GCGTCGTGATGTTGAATCGACAAACTGGAGTTTGGCTTTCACACAGCACACCAAAATTTCCAACATATCGCAGGAAAGACTTCTGGCCAGACTCTGGAAAAACTAATGCTCAAACATTCATCTGTGTTCATTTTGGCTATGATCAGTTCAAAATCATTG GACTGCAGCTCCAGTACATCCATGCTTATTCATATGACTTTGATCTTCCAAAAACGTTTCATGAGGAATTGCGGTGTGTTGCACATCGAAGCTGCTACCCAAGGAAAGAACCATGGTTTAGTGTGATGAAGCTGACCTCTTTGATGAAACGTAGTTTCCTTAGCTTTGCAAAACACACAAGATATGATGATG ATCTTTACTCCGGCCTTATTGCAAAATGGGCAAAAGGGAATCTGTTTGCGAAGAGTTGGGGAAAGATGCATCAACCTCTGCCGTCTAACTGCAGCTCCAGCATCCCTCATCACGTCAACAATGTAAAGGAAGTGGAACTGCTAAAAGGGAAGCCCTTCAGTAACACTATGGATCACTCCAAGTGGTGTGTGACTTCAGGTGGCGGCTTGATCTGCATCGCTGACATGAACAGAGAGAAGAGTCAGAtgagcagaggaggaggagcgataTGTACAGATGACACTGTAGTGGCGAAGGCTTTCATTGCTTTGATCTCACAGTATGAACCTTGTAAACAGTTGGTCTATTGA
- the rpf1 gene encoding ribosome production factor 1: protein MDITEIPKKQDMKGKKKKNKTPKEESVSPEGNVESSGVEEKKMEPTESATTFPPIFSVSEIKNKQRRHVMFMKFKQEKRKQKLLLRKKRKKEREALGDKAPPKEVPKTIENQRVFDETTVDPQDEEVAFDEGTDEFSAYFNGLTNPKVLITTSDRPRGRTVRFCEQLATVIPNAHVYYRRGLALKRIIPQCIARNFTYLMVINEDRQVPNGLVLCHLPDGPTAHFKISSVRLRKEMKRRGKDPTEHYPEVILNNFTTRLGHTIGRLFAALFPQDPQFVGRQVATFHNQRDFIFFRFHRYIFKNEKKVGIQELGPRFTLKLRSLQKGTFDSKYGEYEWVLKRHEMDACRRKFQL, encoded by the exons ATGGATATTACAGAGATTCCCAAAAAGCAGGACATgaaaggtaagaaaaaaaagaataaaactccaAAAGAGGAGAGTGTGAGTCCGGAGGGGAACGTAGAGAGCAGCGgggtggaggagaagaagatGGAGCCGACCGAGTCAGCGACTACTTTTCCTCCCATCTTCAGTGTGTCCGAAATCAAGAACAAACAGCGAAGACATGTGATGTTCATGAAATTCAAGCAGGAGAAAAGAAAg caaaagctgctgctgaggaaaaaaagaaagaaggaaagagaagCTTTAGGCGATAAG GCACCACCAAAGGAAGTTCCGAAAACGATAGAAAACCAGAGAGTGTTTGATGAGACAACAGTTGACCCACAAGATGAAGAG GTTGCATTCGACGAAGGAACCGATGAATTTTCTGCCTACTTCAACGGGCTGACAAACCCCAAAGTGCTCATCACAACATCAGACAGACCCAGAGGG AGGACGGTGAGGTTTTGTGAGCAGCTGGCCACGGTAATCCCAAATGCCCACGTTTACTACAGAAGAGGTTTGGCTCTGAAGAGGATCATTCCCCAGTGCATCGCCAGGAATTTCACCTACCTTATGGTCATCAACGAGGATCGCCAAGTCCCCA ATGGCTTGGTTCTTTGTCACCTTCCTGATGGGCCGACTGCACACTTCAAAATCAGTAGTGTTCGACTACGCAAGGAGATGAAG AGACGGGGTAAAGATCCAACTGAACACTATCCAGAAGTAATCCTCAATAACTTCACCACCCGTCTGGGACACACCATTGGCCGCTTATTTGCTGCCCTCTTTCCACAAGACCCTCAGTTTGTGGGCCGACAGGTGGCCACTTTCCACAACCAGAGAGACTTCATCTTTTTCAGATTCCACAG GTATATTTTCAAGAATGAGAAGAAAGTTGGTATTCAGGAGTTGGGACCTCGCTTCACCCTCAAGCTGCGATCTCTACAAAAAGGCACCTTCGACTCAAAGTACGGAGAGTACGAGTGGGTGCTCAAG CGCCATGAGATGGATGCCTGCAGGCGGAAGTTCCAGCTTTGA
- the LOC121653140 gene encoding guanine nucleotide-binding protein G(I)/G(S)/G(O) subunit gamma-5: protein MSGSSNIVAMKKIVQQLRLEAGINRVKVSQAAADLQQFCLQNAQQDPLLTGMSSSSNPFRPQRVCSFL, encoded by the exons ATGTCTGGATCATCTAACATAGTAGCGATGAAGAAAATAGTCCAGCAGTTACGTCTGGAAGCGGGTATAAACAGAGTTAAG GTGTCCCAGGCCGCTGCGGACCTCCAGCAGTTTTGCCTGCAGAACGCCCAGCAAGACCCTCTGCTCACCGGTATGTCGTCCAGCAGCAACCCGTTCCGACCGCAGAGAGTCTGCTCCTTTTTATAG
- the spata1 gene encoding spermatogenesis-associated protein 1 isoform X3 has product MEMSCESVRHGEDSRRPNSCKFVELHVLFVPGEQWNAKLNKVPAETTESFISAGFIRVYPDITLKTLRRELDALFGTERNISKYSFLKCVGRSLALVKRKQEGDLKAAQPELYLLPTMETDISFCSQSFTPDTSSSSPDQQIYYQPPKTCSLPMGTKEHVKFPHIPQCSQQPPPTSVLEEEEEEEEDEQDEEDNQSCISSEEGNDEEALCSIRRAEEESCRGKPQNQRALQLVSLKKALEDDPVKPYRQGNLRKNKYHRDRDSRAAESLEDRDSGFSLADRVEKSKDVLMLKSIRNNPASGVSESPAVMSRPVHCTSPPPGLAAISPPIFHTNREAVIKEIKLVKEERKQLEWIRQELLRKGKDLIAQNRHRRNQARDSWKKKYFETKKATTPLEDNQKTLRQELDTFYNKLLHQLQARDNRGRPRRQGRTSVKNELIIQIMTENYEIDNLKRKIEDAKMKLITEIKLRMQAATELRALKAELAQKKSQSSHPALMGNTGWARLFNGS; this is encoded by the exons ATGGAGATGTCTTGTGAGTCAGTGAGGCATGGAGAGGACAGCAGGAGACCAAACAGTTGCAAG tttGTGGAGCTCCATGTGCTCTTTGTACCAGGTGAACAGTGGAATGCTAAACTTAATAAAGTTCCAGCTGAAACCACAGAGAGTTTCATATCTGCTGGATTCATCag GGTTTATCCTGACATTACCCTGAAAACTCTGAGGAGAGAGCTGGATGCTCTCTTTGGCACTGAGAGGAACATCAGCAAATACTCCTTCCTGAAATGTGTGGGTCGCAGTCTGGCGTTG GTCAAAAGAAAACAGGAGGGAGACCTGAAG GCTGCACAACCCGAACTTTACCTGCTGCCCACCATGGAGACAGACATCAGTTTCTGCTCCCAGTCTTTCACCCCAGACACCAGTAGCAGTTCCCCAGACCAGCAGATCTATTACCAACCACCCAAGACGTGCAGCCTGCCAATGGGGACAAAAGAGCATGTTAAATTTCCCCACATCCCCCAATGTTCCCAGCAGCCACCTCCCACCTCTGtgctggaagaggaggaggaggaggaggaggatgaacaGGATGAGGAAGACAATCAGAGTTGCATCTCCTCAGAAGAAGGAAATGATGAAGAAGCTCTGTGTTCCATCAGGAGAGCAGAGGAGGAAAGTTGCAGAGGGAAACCGCAGAATCAAAGAGCACTGCAGCTTGTTTCActgaaaaaag CTCTTGAAGATGATCCAGTGAAGCCATATAGACAGGGAAACCTCAGAAAGAACAAATATCACAGAGACCGAGACTCAAGAGCAGCTGAGTCTCTTGAGGATAGAGACTCCGGCTTCTCCCTTGCAGACAG GGTTGAAAAATCCAAAGATGTACTCATGCTGAAATCCATCAGAAACAATCCAGCATCTGGG GTGTCAGAAAGTCCAGCAGTGATGTCTCGGCCTGTTCACTGCACCTCCCCTCCTCCAGGTCTAGCAGCTATTTCTCCTCCAATCTTTCACACAAACA GAGAGGCAGTAATTAAGGAAATCAAGCTGGTGAAGGAAGAGAGGAAGCAGCTTGAATGGATAAGACAAGAGCTGCTGAGAAAAGGGAAAGACTTAATAGCCCAAAACAGACACCGCAGGAACCAAG CACGTGACAGCTGGAAAAAGAAATACTTTGAAACCAAGAAGGCCACTACGCCGTTGGAGGACAATCAAAAAACTTTGAGACAAGAGCTGGACACATTTTACAACAAACTCCTACACCAACTCCAGGCCAGAGACAACAGAGGAAGACCAAGACGGCAAGGGAGAACTTCAGTTAAG AATGAGCTCATCATTCAGATCATGACGGAGAACTATGAGATTGACAACCTAAAAAGGAAGATAGAAGATGCAAAGATGAAGTTAATAACAGAGATAAAG TTGAGGATGCAAGCTGCTACAGAGCTGAGAGCCCTGAAGGCTGAGCTAGCCCAGAAGAAGAGTCAGTCATCTCATCCTGCACTGATGGGAAACACTGGATGGGCCAGACTGTTCAATGGGTCTTAA
- the spata1 gene encoding spermatogenesis-associated protein 1 isoform X2, with amino-acid sequence MEMSCESVRHGEDSRRPNSCKFVELHVLFVPGEQWNAKLNKVPAETTESFISAGFIRVYPDITLKTLRRELDALFGTERNISKYSFLKCVGRSLALVKRKQEGDLKVKTFAPPYAAQPELYLLPTMETDISFCSQSFTPDTSSSSPDQQIYYQPPKTCSLPMGTKEHVKFPHIPQCSQQPPPTSVLEEEEEEEEDEQDEEDNQSCISSEEGNDEEALCSIRRAEEESCRGKPQNQRALQLVSLKKALEDDPVKPYRQGNLRKNKYHRDRDSRAAESLEDRDSGFSLADRVEKSKDVLMLKSIRNNPASGVSESPAVMSRPVHCTSPPPGLAAISPPIFHTNREAVIKEIKLVKEERKQLEWIRQELLRKGKDLIAQNRHRRNQARDSWKKKYFETKKATTPLEDNQKTLRQELDTFYNKLLHQLQARDNRGRPRRQGRTSVKNELIIQIMTENYEIDNLKRKIEDAKMKLITEIKLRMQAATELRALKAELAQKKSQSSHPALMGNTGWARLFNGS; translated from the exons ATGGAGATGTCTTGTGAGTCAGTGAGGCATGGAGAGGACAGCAGGAGACCAAACAGTTGCAAG tttGTGGAGCTCCATGTGCTCTTTGTACCAGGTGAACAGTGGAATGCTAAACTTAATAAAGTTCCAGCTGAAACCACAGAGAGTTTCATATCTGCTGGATTCATCag GGTTTATCCTGACATTACCCTGAAAACTCTGAGGAGAGAGCTGGATGCTCTCTTTGGCACTGAGAGGAACATCAGCAAATACTCCTTCCTGAAATGTGTGGGTCGCAGTCTGGCGTTG GTCAAAAGAAAACAGGAGGGAGACCTGAAGGTGAAAACATTTGCCCCACCCTAT GCTGCACAACCCGAACTTTACCTGCTGCCCACCATGGAGACAGACATCAGTTTCTGCTCCCAGTCTTTCACCCCAGACACCAGTAGCAGTTCCCCAGACCAGCAGATCTATTACCAACCACCCAAGACGTGCAGCCTGCCAATGGGGACAAAAGAGCATGTTAAATTTCCCCACATCCCCCAATGTTCCCAGCAGCCACCTCCCACCTCTGtgctggaagaggaggaggaggaggaggaggatgaacaGGATGAGGAAGACAATCAGAGTTGCATCTCCTCAGAAGAAGGAAATGATGAAGAAGCTCTGTGTTCCATCAGGAGAGCAGAGGAGGAAAGTTGCAGAGGGAAACCGCAGAATCAAAGAGCACTGCAGCTTGTTTCActgaaaaaag CTCTTGAAGATGATCCAGTGAAGCCATATAGACAGGGAAACCTCAGAAAGAACAAATATCACAGAGACCGAGACTCAAGAGCAGCTGAGTCTCTTGAGGATAGAGACTCCGGCTTCTCCCTTGCAGACAG GGTTGAAAAATCCAAAGATGTACTCATGCTGAAATCCATCAGAAACAATCCAGCATCTGGG GTGTCAGAAAGTCCAGCAGTGATGTCTCGGCCTGTTCACTGCACCTCCCCTCCTCCAGGTCTAGCAGCTATTTCTCCTCCAATCTTTCACACAAACA GAGAGGCAGTAATTAAGGAAATCAAGCTGGTGAAGGAAGAGAGGAAGCAGCTTGAATGGATAAGACAAGAGCTGCTGAGAAAAGGGAAAGACTTAATAGCCCAAAACAGACACCGCAGGAACCAAG CACGTGACAGCTGGAAAAAGAAATACTTTGAAACCAAGAAGGCCACTACGCCGTTGGAGGACAATCAAAAAACTTTGAGACAAGAGCTGGACACATTTTACAACAAACTCCTACACCAACTCCAGGCCAGAGACAACAGAGGAAGACCAAGACGGCAAGGGAGAACTTCAGTTAAG AATGAGCTCATCATTCAGATCATGACGGAGAACTATGAGATTGACAACCTAAAAAGGAAGATAGAAGATGCAAAGATGAAGTTAATAACAGAGATAAAG TTGAGGATGCAAGCTGCTACAGAGCTGAGAGCCCTGAAGGCTGAGCTAGCCCAGAAGAAGAGTCAGTCATCTCATCCTGCACTGATGGGAAACACTGGATGGGCCAGACTGTTCAATGGGTCTTAA
- the spata1 gene encoding spermatogenesis-associated protein 1 isoform X1 translates to MEMSCESVRHGEDSRRPNSCKFVELHVLFVPGEQWNAKLNKVPAETTESFISAGFIRVYPDITLKTLRRELDALFGTERNISKYSFLKCVGRSLALVKRKQEGDLKVKTFAPPYQAAQPELYLLPTMETDISFCSQSFTPDTSSSSPDQQIYYQPPKTCSLPMGTKEHVKFPHIPQCSQQPPPTSVLEEEEEEEEDEQDEEDNQSCISSEEGNDEEALCSIRRAEEESCRGKPQNQRALQLVSLKKALEDDPVKPYRQGNLRKNKYHRDRDSRAAESLEDRDSGFSLADRVEKSKDVLMLKSIRNNPASGVSESPAVMSRPVHCTSPPPGLAAISPPIFHTNREAVIKEIKLVKEERKQLEWIRQELLRKGKDLIAQNRHRRNQARDSWKKKYFETKKATTPLEDNQKTLRQELDTFYNKLLHQLQARDNRGRPRRQGRTSVKNELIIQIMTENYEIDNLKRKIEDAKMKLITEIKLRMQAATELRALKAELAQKKSQSSHPALMGNTGWARLFNGS, encoded by the exons ATGGAGATGTCTTGTGAGTCAGTGAGGCATGGAGAGGACAGCAGGAGACCAAACAGTTGCAAG tttGTGGAGCTCCATGTGCTCTTTGTACCAGGTGAACAGTGGAATGCTAAACTTAATAAAGTTCCAGCTGAAACCACAGAGAGTTTCATATCTGCTGGATTCATCag GGTTTATCCTGACATTACCCTGAAAACTCTGAGGAGAGAGCTGGATGCTCTCTTTGGCACTGAGAGGAACATCAGCAAATACTCCTTCCTGAAATGTGTGGGTCGCAGTCTGGCGTTG GTCAAAAGAAAACAGGAGGGAGACCTGAAGGTGAAAACATTTGCCCCACCCTAT CAGGCTGCACAACCCGAACTTTACCTGCTGCCCACCATGGAGACAGACATCAGTTTCTGCTCCCAGTCTTTCACCCCAGACACCAGTAGCAGTTCCCCAGACCAGCAGATCTATTACCAACCACCCAAGACGTGCAGCCTGCCAATGGGGACAAAAGAGCATGTTAAATTTCCCCACATCCCCCAATGTTCCCAGCAGCCACCTCCCACCTCTGtgctggaagaggaggaggaggaggaggaggatgaacaGGATGAGGAAGACAATCAGAGTTGCATCTCCTCAGAAGAAGGAAATGATGAAGAAGCTCTGTGTTCCATCAGGAGAGCAGAGGAGGAAAGTTGCAGAGGGAAACCGCAGAATCAAAGAGCACTGCAGCTTGTTTCActgaaaaaag CTCTTGAAGATGATCCAGTGAAGCCATATAGACAGGGAAACCTCAGAAAGAACAAATATCACAGAGACCGAGACTCAAGAGCAGCTGAGTCTCTTGAGGATAGAGACTCCGGCTTCTCCCTTGCAGACAG GGTTGAAAAATCCAAAGATGTACTCATGCTGAAATCCATCAGAAACAATCCAGCATCTGGG GTGTCAGAAAGTCCAGCAGTGATGTCTCGGCCTGTTCACTGCACCTCCCCTCCTCCAGGTCTAGCAGCTATTTCTCCTCCAATCTTTCACACAAACA GAGAGGCAGTAATTAAGGAAATCAAGCTGGTGAAGGAAGAGAGGAAGCAGCTTGAATGGATAAGACAAGAGCTGCTGAGAAAAGGGAAAGACTTAATAGCCCAAAACAGACACCGCAGGAACCAAG CACGTGACAGCTGGAAAAAGAAATACTTTGAAACCAAGAAGGCCACTACGCCGTTGGAGGACAATCAAAAAACTTTGAGACAAGAGCTGGACACATTTTACAACAAACTCCTACACCAACTCCAGGCCAGAGACAACAGAGGAAGACCAAGACGGCAAGGGAGAACTTCAGTTAAG AATGAGCTCATCATTCAGATCATGACGGAGAACTATGAGATTGACAACCTAAAAAGGAAGATAGAAGATGCAAAGATGAAGTTAATAACAGAGATAAAG TTGAGGATGCAAGCTGCTACAGAGCTGAGAGCCCTGAAGGCTGAGCTAGCCCAGAAGAAGAGTCAGTCATCTCATCCTGCACTGATGGGAAACACTGGATGGGCCAGACTGTTCAATGGGTCTTAA
- the ctbs gene encoding di-N-acetylchitobiase, whose product MFLLLLFLSSLLVVYGTSVCPCETPELCRQIREERDFEVYVFDVGGKTWKSYNWSMVTTVAAFGKYDAELMCYAHSKGARVVLKGDLPLSYIVDQANRTAWITEKVNLAKSQFMDGINIDIEQAVETGSPEYYALTNLVKETTEAFHKEIPGSQVSFDVAWSPKCVDKRCYDYVTIAESCDLLFVMSYDEQSQIPGDCIAMANAPLHQTLKAYEDYLDLKIDPKKLVMGVPWYGYDYPCVNLSQEGICYIDKVPFRGAPCSDAAGQQKPYEWIMAQLSSSSSGRQWDDQQQAPYFYYKDETGQVHQVWYDDPQSICPKADFVKAIGLRGIGMWNGNILDYSDDPVAKQQTSRMWNALLGC is encoded by the exons atgtttttacttctaCTATTTTTATCTTCTCTGCTGGTTGTTTACGGTACCAGCGTGTGTCCGTGTGAGACACCGGAGCTCTGTCGGCAGATACGGGAGGAGAGAGACTTTGAG GTGTATGTATTTGATGTGGGAGGAAAGACATGGAAATCCTACAACTGGAGTATGGTGACGACAGTTGCAGCTTTTGGAAAATACGATGCCGAGCTCATGTGCTACGCTCACTCCAAAGGTGCACGAGTGGTCCTCAAAG GTGACCTTCCCCTCTCTTACATTGTGGACCAAGCTAACAGGACAGCATGGATAACAGAGAAGGTCAACTTGGCAAAGAGTCAGTTTATGGATGGGATTAATATTGATATAGAGCAAGCGGTAGAAACAGGTTCCCCAGAGTACTATGCCCTGACAAATTTGGTCAAAGAGACCACTGAAGCTTTCCACAAGGAAATCCCAGGTTCTCAG GTCTCATTCGATGTTGCCTGGTCACCAAAATGTGTTGACAAGCGTTGCTATGATTACGTAACCATTGCTGAGTCCTGCGACTTGCTGTTTGTGATGTCCTACGATGAGCAGAGCCAGATCCCAGGGGACTGCATTGCAATGGCGAACGCCCCCCTCCATCAAACTCTAAAAG CTTATGAAGACTATTTAGATCTAAAGATTGATCCAAAGAAGCTGGTGATGGGAGTGCCATGGTATGGCTATGACTACCCATGTGTTAACCTCTCTCAG GAGGGAATATGTTATATAGACAAAGTACCTTTCCGTGGAGCTCCTTGCAGTGATGCTGCCGGACAGCAAAAACCATACGAGTGGATTATGGCACAGCTCAGCAGCTCATCATCTGGCAGGCAGTGGGACGACCAGCAGCAGGCTCCTTACTTCTATTACAag GACGAGACAGGGCAGGTTCATCAAGTCTGGTATGATGACCCACAGAGTATCTGTCCTAAAGCAGACTTTGTGAAAGCTATTGGTTTGAGGGGCATTGGCATGTGGAACGGCAACATCTTGGACTACAGCGATGACCCCGTCGCCAAGCAGCAGACCTCAAGGATGTGGAATGCCTTGTTAGGATGCTAG